From Acidobacteriota bacterium:
AAATACATCCATTGTTCGACTTCAGAAAATCGTTCTGCCCGATTGTGCGGAAATTCTGGTGAAACTCGAATGGGAAAACCCAACCGGCAGTATGAAAGACCGCATGGCAAACGCTGTGATTTCGCGGGCTGAAGCCGATGGACGACTCAAGCCGGGAGACACCGTGATTGAATACACCGGCGGCAGCACCGGGGCGTCGCTGGCGCTGGTGTGTGCCGCCAAAGGGTATCGTATTCAAATTGTTACTTCAGATGCGTTTAGCCCGGAGAAGCTCAATCAAATGATGGCTTTGGGAGCGGAACTCACACTTGTTCCAAGTGAAGGCGGGCTCACGACCAAAAAGCTGATTCTTGACATGATCGAAACCGCTCGTCAATTAAGCCAGGCGCCGAATACCTACTGGACTGACCAGCTCAACAATCACGACAGCATCGCGGGCTACTTCGCATTAGGCGAAGAAATCTGGAATCAAACCGAAGGAAAAGTAGATGCTTTCATTCACAGTGTTGGCACGGGGGCTTCTTCACGTGGAGTTGCCACGGTGCTGAAGCAACACAAACCAAGTGTCAAAATCGTTGTGGTTGAACCTGCCGAATCCGCAGTGCTGTCAGGTGGACAGCCAGGGCCGCACAAAATTGAAGGCGTCGGGATTGGCTACACGCCGCCGCTCTGGGAACCGTCGCTGGTGGATGAGATTATTCCGGTCAAAACCGATGACGCGAAGGAAATGACACGACGGCTTGCCCGAGAAGAAGCGCTCTTCGCTGGGACATCCTCGGGCGCCAATGTTATTGCGGCGATTCAAGTTGCCAAACAATTAGGGCCAGGCGCCACAGTCGTTACACTCATGGCTGATTCCGGTCTGAAGTACCTCAACACTGACGTGTACCGAAGGAAATAAGACAACTCAAGCTCGGTGCTGGCGGGACCAGAGTCCAACCAGCACCGTTTGCACTTTCCTCAAATGGTTGAGGTTCCCTGGCCGCGCTTTACCTCGACCAGGCTCATTTCTCAACGCAATGATGATTTTTGAGACCAGGTACGCCAACCGGAGTGTGGTTCTCTCGCCTCCTGAATCGGGTTGGCACCGTCCAACTGTGACGCATTCGGTAGCCGTTCGATTTGCATGCGGGTGCCCTGCAGAGTGTAAGTCGCAGAGAAAAGAAGGGTTCCTTCAGGGTCAAATACCTCGAAGATGCCTCTTCCTGAAAATGACTCTCCACTATCGTCAAGCATTATTGTCTCTCTAAATTTTATCGCGAACCCTGGGTTCTGGGACTCTGGGTCAATGCAAAAGGCTCCGTGTGTCAGCGCAAATTCTCCACGGCCAGTTTGATTCCACACGCCTTGGTCAGTGCCACACGGCGGGATGGCATCAACTTCATTTGAAAAGATCAGGCTCCCTTCCTTTCGGGATCTGCCCGTTATAAATGTATAGCGTTCTTTTTCCTGAAAGCCGACTTCGGCTGCGGTCAGGATGACGTTCCAGGTGCCTTCCGGCCTTTGTTTGAGATTTTCCTGGGCGAATGACTGGCTGGGAATGATGGCTATCGCCACCGCAATGGAAAAAGCCAGGAAGATACTTTTCAGATTCATAATATGTACTCCTAATGTACTGTTGGTTTGAAAATTTCGAATGCCAATGATAAAGCCTGATGCCACCATTGAAAAAATTTACCATCTCGTAGCAACAGGCAATGAACATATTGAAAAGATTGGATTTATTGGTTGTTTACTCCAAATTTGTATTCTGTTGTACCCGATCTTTTTCCTTCCTACTCAGGGGGGCTGAGTGAGTTGAGGCAGATAATATCAATTTGCAATGGAATCCTCGTATTAGAAAACAGTCAAGTAATTCAATCAAATAAACTTAGTGAACTATTGACTACTGACTACTGACTACAAACTGGTATAAGCCATCCTTCGTTTGCTTGTTTCGGTGAAGTGGAGCTTGCTTCCAAATCCGGGTTGGTGAGTGGCCACTTGCCGTGCAATGAGGCGTTCGCTTGCTGCCAGTCGCGTGTGTTGCGTCACCCAATACAGGATGATAAATTCAGCGCCTTTGGTCAGGACCAACTGACTGAGAATCATCATCTCAGCCTGTGGCAGATGATGGGTTGAGGGCGGTGAAAAAGTCTTCAAGACGCCGCTCAAGAATTTCTCAAGAATTTCTCAAGACGCGCATGAACAAGCAAATAAAGCACTTCTATGAGTTCGGCCCTTTCTCGATAGATGCCGGAAACCGCCTGCTCCTCAGAGACGGAGAACC
This genomic window contains:
- a CDS encoding cysteine synthase family protein is translated as MHILDAIGNTSIVRLQKIVLPDCAEILVKLEWENPTGSMKDRMANAVISRAEADGRLKPGDTVIEYTGGSTGASLALVCAAKGYRIQIVTSDAFSPEKLNQMMALGAELTLVPSEGGLTTKKLILDMIETARQLSQAPNTYWTDQLNNHDSIAGYFALGEEIWNQTEGKVDAFIHSVGTGASSRGVATVLKQHKPSVKIVVVEPAESAVLSGGQPGPHKIEGVGIGYTPPLWEPSLVDEIIPVKTDDAKEMTRRLAREEALFAGTSSGANVIAAIQVAKQLGPGATVVTLMADSGLKYLNTDVYRRK